One window of the Rosa rugosa chromosome 3, drRosRugo1.1, whole genome shotgun sequence genome contains the following:
- the LOC133740236 gene encoding adenylyl-sulfate kinase 3-like — MNASRLQWASSSPALSTGLETSSSCSKLGFVNFRGGGGGCGDSLKTKKGLFVIKAMDVEGSRTVNLNGHAGDSDKNGSLLSSIGNSTNIQWHQCSVKKEDRENMLKQKGCVIWITGLSGSGKSTVACALSGILYRRGKLAYVLDGDNVRHGLNRDLGFKAEDRAENIRRIGEVAKLFADAGVICIASLISPYRRDRDACRALLPAGEFIEVFMDIPLHVCEARDPKGLYKLARAGKIKGFTGIDDPYESPLNCEIALRHTGGECASPCEMAEEVISYLEEKGFLQA; from the exons ATGAATGCCAGCCGGTTGCAATGGGCATCTTCCTCGCCTGCGCTGAGCACAGGGCTCGAAACGTCGTCGTCTTGTTCGAAGCTGGGTTTTGTGAACTTtcgcggcggcggcggcggttgTGGAGATAGCTTGAAGACGAAGAAGggtttgtttgtgataaaggcGATGGATGTGGAGGGTTCGAGAACCGTGAATTTGAATGGGCACGCTGGGGATTCAG ATAAAAATGGGAGCTTGTTGTCTTCGATTGGAAATTCGACCAACATTCAGTGGCACCAGTGCTCCGTGAAGAAAGAAGATAGGGAAAATATGCTGAAACAGAAAGGGTGTGTTATATGGATCACTGGGCTCAGTGGATCAG GGAAGAGCACTGTGGCTTGTGCTTTGAGTGGGATCTTGTACCGCAGGGGAAAGCTGGCTTATGTTCTAGATGGGGACAATGTCAGGCATGGCTTGAATCGTGACCTTGGTTTTAAAGCAGAAGACCGTGCAGAGAACATAAGGAGGATTG GGGAGGTGGCGAAGCTGTTTGCCGATGCTGGAGTCATTTGTATTGCTAGCTTGATTTCTCCTTATAGAAGGGATCGTGATGCCTGTCGTGCATTATTGCCTGCTGGAGAGTTTATTGAG GTGTTCATGGACATTCCACTCCATGTTTGTGAGGCCAGAGACCCCAAGGGACTATATAAGCTTGCACGTGCAGGGAAGATCAAAG GTTTCACTGGGATTGATGATCCATATGAGTCGCCACTAAATTGTGAG ATAGCATTAAGGCATACAGGGGGAGAATGTGCGTCCCCATGCGAGATGGCCGAAGAAGTGATTTCTTACTTAGAAGAGAAGGGGTTCCTCCAGGCTTAA